One Bradyrhizobium zhanjiangense DNA segment encodes these proteins:
- a CDS encoding LysR family transcriptional regulator, whose product MHSLAERGVPLEERPKINISGLSDWDAARIFLEVVRCGSFRSAAERLSLSINAVRRRIDDFERQTGTTLFTRDVHGTHLTDEGAIVVSAVERMEAAAFDVMRTSDSTVNALSGEVRVAVTEGLGTFWLAPRLVEFQQAYPKILVDLHCAMRSADVSRHEADVAIHLSRPSALDVKLVRLGRMHLMFWASEKYIAKHGAPRSAAELIKHRLVLQFADQLAAKESFESFFPGVSERDLLVMKTNVSSANYWAVANGAGIGVFPSYAIALGGKLIPLEVELNRPLDIWLSYHPGSGRIPRVRHMIDWLIEAFNPARFPWFKEEFVHPHEFKDSYMGEPLTQLFGGFSTEEQR is encoded by the coding sequence ATGCACTCCTTGGCGGAAAGGGGCGTTCCGTTGGAAGAACGCCCGAAGATAAATATCAGCGGCCTCTCCGATTGGGACGCGGCCCGCATATTCCTGGAAGTCGTCCGATGTGGAAGTTTCCGCTCGGCGGCCGAACGTCTGTCCCTGTCGATCAACGCCGTCCGTCGCCGGATCGATGATTTCGAGCGTCAGACCGGCACCACCCTGTTCACCCGCGACGTCCACGGCACCCATCTGACCGATGAAGGCGCGATCGTGGTCTCTGCCGTCGAGCGCATGGAGGCGGCGGCCTTCGACGTGATGCGGACCAGCGATTCGACGGTCAACGCCCTGTCCGGCGAAGTCCGCGTCGCCGTCACCGAGGGACTTGGGACGTTCTGGCTTGCCCCGCGGCTGGTCGAATTCCAGCAAGCCTATCCGAAGATCCTGGTCGACCTGCATTGCGCGATGCGCTCGGCCGACGTCTCCCGCCACGAAGCCGACGTCGCTATCCATCTGTCACGTCCCTCGGCGCTCGACGTCAAGCTGGTGCGGCTCGGCCGCATGCATCTGATGTTCTGGGCCTCAGAGAAATACATCGCAAAACACGGCGCGCCGCGCTCGGCAGCGGAATTGATCAAGCATCGCCTGGTGCTGCAATTCGCCGACCAGCTCGCCGCCAAGGAATCTTTCGAGAGCTTCTTCCCGGGCGTTTCGGAACGTGACCTTCTGGTCATGAAAACCAACGTCTCGAGCGCCAACTACTGGGCGGTCGCGAATGGCGCCGGAATCGGCGTATTCCCGAGCTACGCCATTGCGCTTGGCGGGAAGTTGATTCCACTGGAGGTCGAGCTGAACCGACCGCTGGATATCTGGCTGTCCTACCATCCCGGTAGCGGACGGATTCCGCGCGTGCGGCACATGATTGACTGGCTGATCGAGGCTTTCAATCCGGCTCGCTTCCCGTGGTTTAAGGAGGAGTTCGTGCATCCGCATGAATTCAAGGACTCGTATATGGGCGAACCCCTGACCCAGCTCTTCGGGGGATTTTCAACCGAAGAACAACGGTGA
- a CDS encoding helix-turn-helix domain-containing protein: MKQRSAGKPDIELGKRIRLRRVEMKISQAELGEKLGVSFQQVQKYEKGVNRVGAARLQQIASALDVPVTFFYDGDNKAREVESLLFLDSAFSLRLLRAYSKIKDQTVQRQLVSLMESIAANES; this comes from the coding sequence ATGAAGCAGCGCAGTGCCGGCAAGCCGGACATTGAGCTTGGCAAGCGGATCCGTTTGCGGCGAGTCGAAATGAAGATCTCGCAGGCCGAGCTGGGCGAGAAGCTGGGCGTCAGCTTCCAGCAGGTGCAGAAATACGAGAAGGGCGTCAATCGCGTCGGCGCGGCCAGGCTTCAGCAGATCGCCTCCGCCCTCGATGTGCCCGTGACCTTCTTCTATGACGGCGACAACAAGGCGCGCGAAGTGGAGAGCCTGCTCTTCCTCGACAGCGCCTTCAGCCTCCGGCTGCTGCGCGCCTACAGCAAGATCAAGGATCAGACGGTGCAGCGTCAGCTCGTCTCGCTGATGGAATCGATCGCAGCGAACGAAAGCTGA
- a CDS encoding enoyl-CoA hydratase: MSDMSSTTETAYADGKILKHTTRGVGVITFNNPEKRNAMSLEMWEGFGEALTSLRDDETVRVVILRGAGGKAFVSGADISQFEKVRHNAAASEEYAKRSAAQRALLANYPKPTIACIQGFCLGGGMQVAMLADIRIASHDSQFGIPAARLGIAYGYDGLRHLVSLVGPSWARLLMYTGMRIDSSEALRIGLVERVIPDDQLWGETMGIAQTISENAPLAIKAAKITIAQVLKDESQRDIDTIKAIGNACMDSQDFREGRQAFMEKRRPKFQGR; the protein is encoded by the coding sequence ATGTCCGACATGTCCAGCACGACCGAAACGGCTTACGCCGACGGCAAGATCCTCAAGCACACGACCCGCGGCGTCGGCGTGATCACCTTCAACAATCCCGAAAAGCGCAACGCGATGTCGCTGGAGATGTGGGAGGGATTTGGCGAGGCACTGACCAGCCTGCGCGACGACGAGACGGTGCGGGTCGTAATCCTGCGCGGCGCCGGCGGCAAGGCGTTCGTCTCGGGCGCCGACATCAGCCAGTTCGAGAAGGTCAGGCACAATGCAGCGGCGTCCGAGGAGTACGCCAAGCGCAGCGCCGCCCAGCGCGCGCTGCTCGCCAACTATCCCAAGCCGACCATCGCCTGCATCCAGGGTTTTTGCCTAGGCGGCGGCATGCAGGTCGCGATGCTTGCCGACATCCGCATCGCTTCGCACGACAGCCAGTTCGGCATTCCCGCCGCCAGGCTCGGCATCGCCTATGGCTATGACGGCTTGCGTCACCTGGTGTCTCTGGTCGGCCCGTCCTGGGCGCGCCTGTTGATGTACACGGGCATGCGCATCGATTCCTCTGAGGCGCTGCGCATTGGCCTCGTCGAGCGCGTGATCCCCGACGACCAGCTCTGGGGCGAGACCATGGGAATCGCGCAGACCATTTCCGAAAACGCGCCGCTCGCCATCAAGGCCGCCAAGATCACCATCGCGCAGGTTCTGAAGGACGAGAGCCAGCGCGACATAGACACGATCAAGGCGATCGGCAACGCCTGCATGGACTCCCAGGATTTCCGCGAGGGCCGGCAGGCCTTCATGGAAAAGCGCAGACCCAAGTTCCAAGGGCGGTGA
- a CDS encoding isocitrate/isopropylmalate dehydrogenase family protein, which produces MSANNAFHIAVLAGDGIGPEVMAPAIEVLRKIEQKSDLRFRFTEAPAGANNYLATGKSMPDTTIKLCEEADAILLGACGLPSVRYPDNTEIAPQIELRFIFDLYAGVRPARLIPGVPSPIVGADRRGIDLVVIRESTEGLFASMGKGVVTHEDARETMVITRKTSERLFEFSFRLAERRKARGKPGALTCVDKANVFKAFAFFRGIFDEIAKKHPEVKTDRLYVDACSAMLVKRPWDFDVMVMENMFGDIVSDITASLIGGLGMAPSADIGDKYAVFQPCHGTAPDIMGQGKANPTGMILSAALMLDWLADKHGVESATEAGETIERAVDKVYAGGIKPMEFGGNNGTADITKAVLAAL; this is translated from the coding sequence ATGTCCGCAAATAACGCCTTCCACATTGCCGTGCTCGCCGGTGACGGCATCGGTCCCGAAGTCATGGCGCCGGCGATCGAGGTGCTGCGCAAGATCGAACAGAAATCGGATTTGCGCTTCCGATTCACGGAGGCCCCGGCCGGCGCCAACAATTATCTCGCCACCGGCAAGTCGATGCCTGACACCACCATCAAGCTGTGCGAGGAGGCGGATGCGATCCTGTTAGGTGCCTGCGGCCTGCCTTCGGTGCGCTACCCCGACAACACCGAGATCGCGCCGCAGATCGAGCTGCGCTTCATCTTCGATCTCTATGCCGGCGTGCGTCCGGCGCGGCTCATTCCGGGCGTGCCGAGCCCAATCGTCGGCGCCGACCGGCGCGGCATTGATCTCGTTGTGATCAGGGAGTCCACCGAAGGCCTGTTTGCCTCGATGGGCAAGGGCGTCGTCACCCATGAGGATGCGCGCGAGACCATGGTGATCACACGCAAGACGTCCGAACGCCTGTTCGAGTTCTCGTTTCGCCTTGCCGAGCGGCGCAAGGCGCGCGGCAAGCCCGGTGCGCTCACCTGCGTCGACAAGGCGAACGTGTTCAAGGCCTTCGCCTTCTTCCGCGGCATCTTCGACGAGATCGCCAAAAAGCATCCCGAGGTGAAGACCGACCGGCTCTATGTCGATGCCTGCTCGGCGATGCTGGTGAAGCGGCCCTGGGATTTCGACGTGATGGTGATGGAGAACATGTTCGGCGATATCGTCTCCGACATCACCGCGAGCCTGATCGGCGGCCTCGGCATGGCGCCGTCGGCCGACATTGGCGACAAGTATGCGGTGTTTCAGCCGTGCCACGGCACCGCGCCTGACATCATGGGGCAGGGCAAGGCCAATCCCACCGGCATGATCCTGTCGGCAGCGCTGATGCTGGACTGGCTCGCCGACAAGCATGGCGTCGAGAGCGCGACGGAGGCCGGCGAGACGATCGAGCGTGCGGTAGACAAGGTCTACGCCGGCGGCATCAAGCCGATGGAGTTCGGCGGCAACAACGGCACGGCGGACATCACGAAAGCGGTACTCGCGGCGCTGTAG
- a CDS encoding alcohol dehydrogenase has product MKSFKVADFKAPLQEVDEATPQPSGTQVLIKVKAAGVCHSDLHIWEGGYDLGHGRKPLSLKDRGINLPLTMGHETVGEVLAFGPDVKPTDQGDLKLGDVGLVYPWIGCGKCATCLGGEENMCLTPRSLGVYCDGGYADHMLVPHPRYLLNLRGLDPATTAPYACSGVTTYSALKKVEQHFDTPIVMFGAGGLGLMALSLLKAMGGKGAIMVDIDAKKREAAEKSGALATVDPKAPDALEQLAKKAGGPIRAVIDLVGNAATTQLGFDCLTKGGKLVIVGLFGGGATWALPLIPIKAVTIQGSYVGNLRETQELLDLVRAKKVPPIPVTTVPLARANDALLQLQQGAVVGRTVLTP; this is encoded by the coding sequence ATGAAGAGCTTCAAGGTTGCCGATTTCAAGGCGCCGCTGCAGGAGGTCGACGAGGCCACGCCGCAGCCCTCGGGCACCCAGGTTCTGATCAAGGTGAAGGCGGCCGGCGTCTGCCACAGCGACCTCCACATCTGGGAAGGCGGCTACGATCTCGGTCACGGCCGCAAGCCGCTGTCGCTGAAGGACCGCGGCATCAATTTGCCGCTGACCATGGGCCACGAGACCGTCGGCGAAGTCCTCGCCTTCGGGCCCGACGTAAAGCCGACCGACCAGGGCGACCTCAAGCTCGGCGATGTCGGCCTGGTCTATCCCTGGATCGGCTGCGGCAAATGCGCCACCTGCCTTGGCGGCGAGGAGAACATGTGCCTGACGCCGCGCTCGCTCGGCGTCTATTGCGATGGCGGTTATGCCGACCATATGCTGGTGCCGCATCCGCGCTATCTGCTCAATCTACGAGGGCTCGACCCCGCGACGACCGCGCCCTATGCCTGCTCGGGCGTCACCACCTACAGCGCGCTGAAGAAGGTCGAGCAGCATTTCGACACGCCGATCGTGATGTTCGGCGCCGGCGGCCTCGGCCTAATGGCGCTGTCGCTGCTGAAAGCGATGGGCGGCAAGGGCGCGATCATGGTCGATATCGATGCGAAGAAGCGCGAAGCGGCGGAAAAGTCCGGTGCGCTCGCGACGGTCGATCCCAAGGCCCCGGATGCGCTGGAGCAACTCGCGAAGAAGGCGGGCGGGCCGATCCGCGCCGTGATCGACCTCGTCGGCAATGCCGCGACGACGCAGCTCGGTTTCGACTGCCTGACCAAGGGCGGCAAGCTCGTCATCGTCGGCTTGTTCGGCGGCGGTGCGACCTGGGCGCTGCCGCTGATTCCGATCAAGGCCGTGACGATCCAGGGCAGCTATGTCGGCAATTTGCGTGAGACGCAGGAATTGCTCGATCTGGTGCGAGCGAAGAAAGTGCCGCCGATCCCGGTGACGACGGTGCCGCTCGCCAGGGCCAACGACGCGCTGCTGCAGTTGCAGCAGGGCGCGGTGGTCGGACGCACCGTGCTGACGCCATAA
- a CDS encoding ABC transporter ATP-binding protein translates to MMQLAVRPEPLLNVDNLVVEYGLGNKTVHAVSGVSLQVARGETLGLVGESGCGKSTLGRAVLQLRRAKSGRVMFDGEDLTAMEGEALRKMRRRVQLIFQDPIASLNPRRRIGDIVAEPLIIAGVKDAAERKRRVHEVLSAVGLDPDIVAGRLPHEFSGGQCQRICIARSLVLNPEFIVCDEPVSALDVSIRAQILNLLEEMKARFGLTLLFIAHDLAVVKAVSDRVAVMYLGRLCEVGPSEQLFAKPAHPYTGLLLQAIPVPDPDVRPVESVASGEPPSPIAPPSGCRFRTRCPRADQRCSAEIPELREIAPGQFAACHHPLA, encoded by the coding sequence ATGATGCAGCTTGCCGTGCGCCCCGAGCCGCTGCTGAACGTCGACAATCTCGTCGTCGAATATGGTCTCGGCAACAAGACGGTGCATGCCGTCTCCGGTGTCAGCCTTCAGGTCGCACGCGGCGAGACGCTGGGGCTGGTCGGTGAATCCGGCTGCGGCAAGTCGACGCTGGGGCGCGCGGTCCTGCAGTTGCGCCGCGCCAAATCCGGGCGGGTGATGTTCGACGGCGAGGATCTGACGGCGATGGAGGGCGAGGCGCTGCGCAAGATGCGCCGCCGCGTGCAGCTGATCTTTCAGGATCCTATCGCCTCGCTCAATCCGCGCCGGCGCATTGGCGACATCGTCGCCGAACCGCTGATCATCGCCGGCGTCAAGGATGCTGCCGAGCGCAAGCGGCGCGTTCACGAGGTGCTTTCCGCGGTCGGGCTCGACCCTGATATCGTGGCGGGTCGTCTGCCACATGAATTCTCCGGCGGGCAGTGCCAGCGCATCTGCATCGCGCGGTCGCTGGTGCTCAATCCTGAGTTCATCGTCTGCGACGAGCCGGTGTCGGCGCTCGACGTCTCCATCCGCGCGCAGATTCTCAATCTGCTGGAGGAGATGAAGGCGCGCTTCGGCCTGACGCTGCTGTTCATCGCGCATGATCTCGCGGTGGTCAAAGCGGTCAGCGACCGCGTCGCGGTGATGTATCTCGGCCGGCTCTGCGAGGTCGGGCCGTCGGAACAATTGTTCGCAAAGCCGGCGCATCCCTATACCGGGTTGCTGTTGCAGGCGATCCCGGTGCCTGATCCGGATGTGCGTCCCGTTGAGAGTGTAGCGAGTGGCGAGCCGCCATCGCCGATTGCGCCGCCGTCCGGCTGCCGCTTCCGCACCCGCTGTCCGCGGGCCGATCAGCGATGCAGCGCGGAGATACCGGAGTTGCGTGAAATCGCGCCCGGCCAGTTCGCGGCTTGCCATCATCCGCTGGCCTAA
- a CDS encoding ABC transporter ATP-binding protein has translation MSAPLLTIEDVAVELPTPRGNLRAVDHVDLSLAAGRTLGIVGESGCGKTMLSRAVLQLLPKKAKLTGRVMFDGEDLVRLNAERLRRLRGRDLAVVFQDPMTSLNPVLTIGTQLMETIQEHLELDAPAARKRSIELLAAVGIPAPEQRLAQYPHQCSGGMRQRIAIAIALSCEPKLLIADEPTTALDVTIQAQILDLLAREQRRRHMAMIIITHDLGVVAGRADEVAVMYAGRVVERAPTPTLFKRMHMPYTEALLAAIPKLETAPHTPLPAISGRPPDPTRPLRGCSFAPRCRYAAGRCHEAKPELKSAEVPGHLYACFHPIQMAEGIGA, from the coding sequence GTGAGCGCGCCGCTCTTGACCATCGAGGACGTCGCGGTCGAGCTGCCGACACCGCGCGGCAATTTGCGCGCGGTGGATCACGTCGACCTGTCGCTGGCGGCCGGCCGCACGCTCGGCATCGTCGGCGAATCCGGCTGTGGCAAGACCATGCTGTCGCGCGCGGTGCTTCAACTCCTGCCGAAGAAGGCGAAGCTGACGGGCCGGGTGATGTTCGACGGCGAGGATCTGGTGCGGCTTAATGCGGAACGGCTGCGGCGCCTACGCGGGCGCGATCTCGCGGTCGTGTTCCAGGATCCCATGACCTCGCTCAATCCCGTGCTCACCATCGGCACTCAGTTGATGGAGACGATCCAGGAACATCTCGAGCTGGATGCCCCGGCGGCCAGGAAGCGCAGCATCGAGCTGCTGGCGGCCGTCGGCATTCCGGCACCGGAGCAGCGGCTCGCGCAATATCCGCATCAATGTTCCGGCGGCATGCGCCAGCGCATCGCGATTGCGATCGCGCTGTCCTGCGAGCCGAAACTGCTGATCGCGGACGAGCCGACGACGGCGCTCGACGTCACCATCCAGGCGCAGATTCTCGATCTCCTGGCGCGCGAGCAGCGGCGGCGCCACATGGCGATGATCATCATCACCCATGATCTCGGCGTCGTCGCCGGCCGCGCCGACGAGGTCGCCGTGATGTATGCGGGCAGGGTGGTCGAGCGCGCGCCGACGCCGACGCTGTTCAAGCGCATGCACATGCCCTACACCGAGGCGCTGCTGGCGGCGATCCCGAAGCTTGAGACCGCGCCGCATACGCCGCTGCCTGCGATCTCCGGCCGTCCGCCCGACCCGACGCGGCCGCTGCGTGGCTGCTCCTTTGCGCCGCGCTGCCGTTATGCCGCGGGGCGCTGTCACGAGGCCAAGCCGGAGCTGAAGAGCGCGGAGGTGCCGGGGCATCTCTATGCCTGCTTCCATCCGATCCAGATGGCCGAGGGGATCGGCGCATGA
- a CDS encoding ABC transporter permease has product MATLELSIQDEAASAPVRGRRKLGLLFWLASGWLAIILALAILAPVLPLQNPTDMDMLERRAAFSGEHWLGTDGLGRDELARLIFGARVSLTVGLIAPMISLVFGGALGLLAGYFRGRFETLVVGSMDVLLAFPPLIFALAVTAYLGQSVPNLTLILGVLGIPAFMRVARAATLTLSRREFVIAAEALGASHARILLRELLPNVILPLLAFFLLGVAVTIVVEGALSFLGLGVPPPMASWGSMIGEGRESLDVAPRLAFLPAAALFLTVLAFNLVGDTLRALTDPRQGAL; this is encoded by the coding sequence ATGGCCACGCTTGAGCTCTCGATTCAGGACGAGGCGGCGTCCGCGCCCGTTCGCGGCAGGCGCAAGCTCGGCCTGCTGTTCTGGCTCGCGAGCGGCTGGCTTGCGATCATTCTCGCGCTCGCGATCCTGGCGCCGGTGCTGCCGCTGCAGAACCCGACCGACATGGACATGCTGGAACGCCGCGCGGCGTTCTCCGGCGAGCACTGGCTCGGCACCGACGGGCTCGGCCGCGACGAGCTCGCCCGCCTGATTTTCGGCGCGCGAGTGTCGCTGACGGTCGGGCTGATCGCGCCGATGATCAGCCTTGTATTCGGCGGCGCACTCGGCCTGCTCGCCGGCTATTTCCGCGGCCGGTTCGAGACGCTGGTGGTCGGCAGCATGGACGTGCTGCTGGCCTTTCCGCCGCTGATCTTCGCGCTCGCCGTGACTGCCTATCTCGGCCAATCCGTCCCCAACCTGACCTTGATCCTTGGCGTGCTCGGCATTCCCGCCTTCATGCGCGTGGCGCGTGCGGCGACGCTGACGCTGTCGCGGCGCGAATTCGTGATTGCCGCCGAGGCGCTCGGCGCCAGCCACGCGCGGATCCTGCTGCGCGAGCTTCTGCCGAACGTGATCCTGCCGCTGCTCGCCTTCTTCCTGCTCGGTGTCGCCGTCACCATCGTGGTCGAGGGGGCGCTGTCCTTTCTCGGCCTCGGCGTGCCGCCGCCGATGGCGAGCTGGGGCAGCATGATCGGCGAGGGGCGCGAGAGCCTCGACGTCGCGCCGCGGCTCGCCTTCCTGCCGGCGGCGGCGCTGTTCCTGACCGTGCTGGCTTTCAACCTCGTCGGCGACACCTTGCGGGCCCTGACCGACCCGCGTCAGGGGGCATTGTGA
- a CDS encoding ABC transporter permease has translation MLNFVVRRLLAILPVLLAVSLLTFLIASLLPGDLALVILGDQATPENVAALRRDMGLDQPLWWRYLSWLGHVLQGDLGRSFRTGQTVLQAVAERIPVSLQLMLMAEFIGLVIGVPLAIACAARAGGAFDRFMTGSAFAMLSMPSFLTAILLIYLFAVELHWLPATGYVPFTEAPLANLRFFVLPALTLALAEWPGIMRVLRSDMIATLQEDYIALAKAKGLKPARILFVHALKPSSLTLVTVTGINIGRLLGGTLIVESIFALPGIGRLLVGAIYTRDLVILQGVVLLVACGFVLVNFIVDMLYAVLDPRIRHGHA, from the coding sequence ATGCTGAACTTCGTCGTTCGGCGGCTCCTTGCGATTCTGCCGGTCCTGCTGGCCGTCTCGCTGCTGACCTTCTTGATTGCCTCGCTGCTGCCGGGCGATCTCGCCTTGGTCATCCTCGGCGACCAGGCAACGCCGGAGAATGTCGCGGCGCTGCGCCGTGACATGGGGCTCGACCAACCGCTGTGGTGGCGTTACCTGAGCTGGCTCGGCCATGTCCTGCAGGGCGATCTCGGCCGCTCCTTCCGCACCGGGCAGACGGTGCTCCAGGCGGTGGCCGAGCGCATCCCGGTCTCGCTCCAGCTGATGCTGATGGCCGAGTTCATCGGGCTCGTGATCGGCGTGCCGCTTGCGATCGCCTGCGCCGCGCGCGCCGGCGGCGCCTTCGACCGCTTCATGACCGGCAGCGCCTTCGCCATGCTGTCGATGCCGTCCTTCCTGACCGCGATCCTCCTGATCTATCTGTTCGCGGTCGAGCTGCACTGGCTGCCCGCGACCGGCTATGTGCCGTTCACCGAGGCGCCGCTGGCCAATCTGCGCTTCTTCGTGCTGCCGGCGCTGACATTGGCGCTGGCGGAATGGCCGGGCATCATGCGGGTGCTGCGCTCCGACATGATCGCCACGTTGCAGGAGGATTATATCGCGCTCGCCAAGGCCAAGGGCCTCAAGCCCGCACGCATCCTGTTCGTACATGCGCTCAAGCCCTCGTCGCTGACGCTGGTGACGGTGACCGGGATCAATATCGGCCGTCTGCTCGGCGGCACGCTGATCGTGGAATCGATCTTTGCACTACCCGGAATCGGACGGCTGCTGGTCGGCGCGATCTACACCCGCGACCTCGTCATCCTGCAGGGCGTGGTGCTGCTGGTCGCCTGCGGCTTCGTGCTCGTCAACTTCATCGTCGACATGCTCTACGCCGTGCTTGATCCGAGGATCCGCCATGGCCACGCTTGA
- a CDS encoding ABC transporter substrate-binding protein → MTSAAAVARKCVPIFLVAAFALAAPAQAQKSGGSITVGQELEIAGFDPLKVGVYDTSTFTAAAAIFDTLTTLDEKGEAAPKLAVSWTHSDDYKSWTFKLRQGVKFHDGTPFNAQAFKENFDRQKDPANKCRCAFYITNVKEVLAPDEYTIVYNLTDPSVNLPAVITIQSSNNAIHSPTAWKTKGDDYNRNPVGTGPYILKSWTAGDRMVLEKNPDYWDKGRPYLDRIILKPLPDAQSRFASLQSGEADIIWDDENDADNIMRAQKDSKLTVHTYKGSGAQVYAFNTKVAPFDDVRVRQALVMAIDRPKMSQAISNGLSRPATNPYGDGSWVKCKDDGALPFDIEKAKALIKDYGKPVEFKMLVTATPRGRMIGQVLQQFWKRVGGNMEIEQVDQATIPSRAFTRQFQLTPWRIVDLADPDPQMYANFRSGSPLALSNYADPELDRLLDHARVTADLGQRTEDYCAISRLINKQAIWFWTFQNTYYALSSAKLKGFPKIYNGVIDVSNTWLE, encoded by the coding sequence ATGACGAGTGCGGCTGCCGTGGCACGCAAGTGCGTGCCGATTTTCCTTGTTGCGGCATTTGCACTGGCAGCGCCGGCGCAGGCGCAGAAGTCGGGCGGCAGCATCACCGTCGGTCAGGAGCTGGAGATTGCAGGCTTCGATCCGCTCAAGGTCGGCGTCTACGACACCTCCACCTTCACCGCAGCCGCTGCGATCTTCGACACGCTGACGACGCTGGACGAGAAAGGCGAGGCGGCGCCAAAACTCGCGGTGTCCTGGACCCATTCCGACGACTACAAGAGCTGGACCTTCAAGCTGCGTCAGGGCGTGAAATTCCATGACGGCACGCCGTTCAATGCGCAGGCGTTCAAGGAAAACTTTGACCGGCAGAAGGATCCCGCCAACAAGTGCCGCTGCGCCTTCTACATCACCAACGTCAAGGAGGTGCTGGCGCCCGACGAATACACCATCGTCTACAATCTCACCGATCCCTCCGTGAACCTGCCGGCGGTGATCACCATCCAGAGCTCCAACAACGCCATTCATTCGCCGACGGCCTGGAAGACCAAGGGCGACGACTATAATCGCAATCCCGTCGGCACCGGCCCCTACATCCTGAAATCCTGGACTGCGGGCGACCGCATGGTGCTGGAGAAGAACCCGGACTACTGGGACAAGGGCCGTCCGTATCTCGACCGCATCATCTTAAAGCCGCTGCCCGACGCACAGTCGCGCTTTGCCTCGCTGCAATCGGGCGAGGCCGACATCATCTGGGACGATGAGAACGACGCCGACAACATCATGAGGGCGCAGAAGGACTCAAAGCTCACCGTGCACACCTACAAGGGCTCGGGCGCGCAGGTCTACGCCTTCAACACCAAGGTCGCGCCGTTCGACGACGTCCGCGTGCGGCAGGCGCTCGTGATGGCGATCGACCGTCCAAAAATGTCGCAGGCAATCAGCAACGGCCTGAGCCGCCCCGCGACCAATCCGTACGGCGACGGTTCCTGGGTCAAGTGCAAGGACGACGGCGCGCTGCCGTTCGACATCGAGAAGGCCAAGGCGCTGATCAAGGATTATGGCAAGCCGGTCGAGTTCAAGATGCTGGTGACCGCGACGCCCCGCGGCCGCATGATCGGCCAGGTGCTCCAGCAGTTCTGGAAGCGCGTCGGCGGCAACATGGAGATCGAGCAGGTCGATCAGGCCACCATCCCGTCGCGCGCCTTCACCCGCCAGTTCCAGTTGACGCCGTGGCGCATCGTCGATCTCGCCGATCCCGATCCGCAGATGTATGCGAACTTCCGCAGCGGCAGTCCGCTCGCGCTGTCCAACTACGCTGATCCGGAGCTCGACCGGCTGCTCGATCATGCCCGCGTCACGGCCGACCTCGGCCAACGGACCGAGGATTATTGCGCGATCAGCCGCCTGATCAACAAGCAGGCGATCTGGTTCTGGACCTTCCAGAACACCTATTACGCGCTGTCGAGCGCCAAGCTGAAGGGCTTTCCGAAAATCTACAACGGTGTGATCGACGTCTCGAACACCTGGCTGGAATGA